A genomic region of Tissierella sp. contains the following coding sequences:
- a CDS encoding M3 family oligoendopeptidase, which translates to MLKFQDYRYERPDLSKITDQFNELLQKFSESKRFEDQNNVMEEINKIRNYIDTMGTLVSIRHSINTGDEFYVAENDFIDENRPKFENLVSKFYKELINSKFRDELEEAWGKQVFTLAELQLQTFSEEIIEDLIKENKLITEYDKLVASAKIPFEGEIRNLSQMRPFAESKDRDIRKAAAEATSGFFKSNEAEFDRIYDELVKVRDKMAKTLGFVNYVEMAYKKLGRSDYDSNMVANYRKQVYTDLVPLVAESMDRQRKRLGLKELKYYDEPLEYLTGNATPKGDPDWILENGKKMYRELSKETNEFFTFMVERELLDLVSKKGKMAGGYCTIMPEYKSPFIFSNFNGTSGDVDVLTHEAGHAFQVYLSRDLKLPEYFFPTYEACEIHSMSMEFITWPWMELFFQDEVDKYKFSHLSGAVNFIPYGVTVDEFQHYIYENPTATPEERKLKWREIEKKYLPFRDYEGNDFLEKGGYWFRQGHIFSSPFYYIDYTLAQVCAFQFWIKSREDRESAWEDYIRICKVGGKFPFLELVKLAKLDNPFVDGTIKKVVEPIKDWLDNVDDRKF; encoded by the coding sequence ATGTTAAAATTTCAAGATTATAGGTATGAGAGACCAGATTTAAGTAAGATTACGGATCAGTTTAATGAACTTCTACAAAAATTTAGTGAATCTAAGAGATTTGAGGATCAGAATAATGTAATGGAGGAAATCAACAAGATAAGGAATTATATAGATACCATGGGAACTTTAGTCAGTATTAGACATTCAATAAATACAGGAGATGAATTTTATGTAGCTGAAAATGATTTTATAGATGAAAATAGACCTAAATTTGAAAATTTGGTTTCTAAATTCTATAAAGAACTTATCAACTCCAAGTTTAGGGATGAATTGGAGGAAGCTTGGGGCAAACAGGTATTTACCCTTGCAGAATTACAACTCCAAACATTTTCTGAAGAAATAATTGAAGATCTAATTAAGGAAAATAAGCTAATAACAGAATATGATAAATTAGTGGCTTCAGCTAAGATTCCTTTTGAAGGTGAAATAAGGAACTTAAGCCAAATGAGACCATTTGCAGAATCAAAAGATAGAGATATAAGAAAGGCAGCAGCAGAAGCTACTAGTGGATTTTTCAAATCAAATGAAGCTGAGTTTGACAGAATCTATGATGAATTAGTAAAAGTAAGGGACAAAATGGCTAAGACTTTAGGATTTGTCAACTATGTAGAGATGGCATATAAGAAACTTGGCAGATCTGATTATGATTCAAACATGGTGGCTAATTATAGAAAACAAGTATATACAGACTTAGTTCCATTAGTTGCAGAATCCATGGATAGGCAAAGGAAGAGACTAGGCCTAAAAGAATTAAAATATTATGATGAGCCTCTAGAGTATTTAACTGGCAATGCTACTCCTAAGGGAGACCCAGATTGGATCCTGGAGAATGGAAAGAAGATGTATAGAGAACTTTCTAAGGAAACTAATGAGTTCTTTACCTTTATGGTAGAAAGAGAATTATTAGATTTAGTAAGTAAAAAGGGGAAAATGGCAGGTGGATACTGCACTATAATGCCAGAATATAAATCACCGTTTATATTCTCAAACTTCAATGGGACTTCTGGAGATGTGGATGTACTAACCCATGAAGCAGGTCATGCTTTTCAAGTATATTTAAGTAGAGATTTGAAACTACCAGAATACTTTTTCCCAACCTATGAAGCTTGTGAAATTCATTCTATGAGTATGGAGTTTATTACATGGCCATGGATGGAACTTTTCTTCCAAGATGAGGTGGATAAATACAAGTTTAGTCATTTATCAGGAGCGGTAAACTTTATACCTTATGGTGTTACAGTAGATGAATTCCAACATTATATATATGAGAACCCAACCGCTACTCCTGAGGAAAGAAAGTTAAAATGGAGAGAAATAGAAAAGAAATATCTTCCTTTTAGAGACTATGAAGGCAATGACTTCCTTGAAAAAGGTGGATATTGGTTTAGACAGGGACACATATTTTCTAGTCCATTCTATTATATAGATTACACTCTTGCTCAAGTATGTGCATTTCAATTTTGGATTAAATCCAGAGAAGATAGGGAAAGTGCTTGGGAAGACTATATACGCATTTGTAAGGTTGGAGGAAAGTTTCCTTTCCTTGAACTAGTTAAACTAGCTAAATTAGATAATCCATTTGTAGATGGAACAATAAAGAAAGTAGTAGAGCCTATTAAAGATTGGCTAGATAATGTAGACGATAGAAAATTTTAA
- a CDS encoding ABC transporter permease subunit: MMKDKNKMGKILTSSVVPLMFLVISIIAIPLSRFSSIYLIDQVITRLVRNSFLVLALLLPVMAGMGINFGMVLGAMAGQIGLIFITDWGIEGALGLTIAAVIATPIAIVLGYFGGRVLNRAKGREMITSMMLGLFISGIYQFFLLYLFGNIIPFKNEKILLSRGYGIRNALDLGVAKGFDNLLLLKIGNVKIPVGTFLIIGAICIFTIWFKKTKLGQDMRAVGQDMHVSNSAGIAVEKTRIQSIIISTVLASYGQIIYLQNIGTLNTYNGADQAALFAAASLLVGGASVAKATIPNALIGTVLFHLMFLVMPAAGKYVTGQAMIGEYFRMFFSYGVVTLALILHSWKRQKDKELDRMSLRIDAQQSKPK, translated from the coding sequence ATGATGAAAGATAAAAATAAAATGGGAAAGATACTTACAAGTAGTGTTGTACCATTAATGTTTTTAGTAATTAGTATTATAGCTATTCCTCTTTCTAGGTTTTCCAGCATTTACTTAATAGATCAGGTAATAACAAGATTGGTTAGAAACTCATTTCTAGTTTTAGCATTGTTACTTCCTGTAATGGCAGGTATGGGTATTAACTTTGGTATGGTTTTAGGTGCTATGGCAGGTCAGATTGGCTTGATCTTCATTACTGATTGGGGAATTGAAGGAGCATTAGGATTGACTATTGCTGCTGTTATTGCAACACCTATTGCCATAGTTCTTGGATATTTTGGAGGTAGAGTATTAAATAGGGCTAAGGGTAGAGAGATGATCACTTCCATGATGTTAGGGCTTTTTATCTCAGGGATATATCAGTTTTTCCTTTTGTATCTATTTGGTAATATAATTCCATTTAAAAATGAAAAGATACTATTATCTAGAGGTTATGGTATTCGTAATGCATTGGATTTAGGTGTTGCAAAAGGATTCGACAATTTGCTTTTGTTAAAGATAGGTAATGTAAAAATTCCTGTGGGAACATTTTTGATTATTGGAGCAATCTGCATTTTTACAATATGGTTCAAAAAGACTAAATTAGGTCAGGATATGCGGGCCGTAGGTCAAGATATGCATGTTTCCAACTCTGCAGGTATTGCTGTTGAAAAAACTCGTATTCAATCGATTATAATATCAACGGTTCTTGCTAGTTATGGACAAATAATTTATTTGCAAAATATTGGAACTTTAAACACATATAATGGAGCGGATCAAGCAGCTCTTTTCGCTGCCGCATCTCTATTGGTAGGTGGTGCATCAGTTGCTAAGGCTACTATTCCCAATGCACTTATCGGTACAGTATTGTTCCATTTAATGTTTTTAGTAATGCCAGCAGCAGGTAAATATGTCACAGGTCAAGCCATGATTGGTGAATACTTCCGTATGTTTTTCTCATATGGTGTTGTAACATTAGCTTTAATTCTTCATTCATGGAAACGACAAAAAGATAAGGAATTGGATAGGATGAGCCTTCGGATAGATGCTCAGCAATCAAAACCTAAATAA
- a CDS encoding ABC transporter permease subunit — protein sequence MVAINRFIRNFGWPRIIIALFLLALFIAAPIFGVRVDTSLNDVIVRFGMNAIMVLSMVPMIQSGCGLNFGIPVGLIAGMFGAVVSLEFGFVGFPGIAIAFLVGIFFAAIFGFLYGLLLNRVKGDEMIIATYVGFSFVFFMNIMWTILPFKNPASVQGFKGEGLRTTISLDQYWIHQLSGLWKIKVTEYFTIPTGMILLFAIVALFVWGFFKTKTGTAITAVGSNPDYARASGINIDRMRIISVMLSTMIAAVGMIVYEQSFGFIQMYNSPLAFAFPSVAAVLLGGASVNKATIMNVIIGTFLFQGILTMTPSVINSAINIDVSEVIRIIVTNGLIVYALTRGKGGKE from the coding sequence ATGGTTGCGATAAATAGGTTTATCAGAAATTTTGGTTGGCCCCGCATTATAATAGCATTATTCTTACTGGCTTTGTTTATTGCTGCACCCATTTTTGGAGTTAGGGTTGACACATCCTTAAACGATGTTATAGTCCGTTTCGGAATGAATGCTATTATGGTTCTTTCCATGGTTCCAATGATTCAATCTGGATGTGGATTAAACTTCGGGATACCAGTAGGTTTAATAGCTGGAATGTTTGGTGCTGTTGTGAGTTTAGAATTTGGTTTCGTGGGTTTTCCTGGCATAGCAATAGCATTTTTAGTAGGTATATTTTTTGCTGCAATATTTGGATTTCTCTACGGTTTATTACTAAATCGTGTTAAGGGGGATGAAATGATTATTGCAACATATGTAGGGTTTTCATTTGTATTTTTTATGAATATAATGTGGACCATATTACCTTTCAAAAACCCTGCATCTGTACAAGGATTTAAAGGTGAAGGACTGCGTACTACTATTAGTCTTGATCAATATTGGATTCATCAACTGAGTGGGCTATGGAAGATAAAGGTTACAGAGTACTTTACAATTCCTACAGGGATGATTTTGCTTTTTGCTATTGTAGCATTGTTCGTTTGGGGATTTTTCAAAACCAAAACTGGAACTGCAATTACAGCAGTAGGGTCTAACCCTGACTATGCAAGGGCATCAGGGATTAATATTGATAGAATGCGTATAATATCTGTTATGCTCTCGACTATGATTGCAGCAGTTGGAATGATTGTTTATGAGCAGAGTTTTGGATTTATTCAAATGTATAATTCTCCATTGGCATTTGCATTCCCATCAGTTGCAGCTGTACTTCTTGGAGGTGCCTCCGTTAACAAAGCTACTATAATGAATGTTATAATTGGTACATTTTTATTCCAAGGGATTTTAACTATGACTCCTTCAGTTATTAATAGTGCAATTAATATTGATGTTTCTGAAGTTATTAGAATAATTGTCACTAATGGATTAATAGTATATGCACTGACTAGAGGAAAGGGAGGTAAAGAATGA
- a CDS encoding sugar ABC transporter ATP-binding protein, which produces MSTTNVLLKVANVGKSYNENVVLKDISFTLEKGKILGLVGENGAGKSTLMNILFGMNVIVETGGYEGEIYFDGKKIDFKNPVNALNAGIGMVHQEFSLIPGFTVAENILLNMEKTKSSFISKIFGKRLETIDRVEISKNAQDVIDVLGVSLDTETLVSEIPVGYKQFIEIAREIKRDQVKMIILDEPTAVLTESEADILLESMKKLSDMGVSIIFISHRLREITSVCDTMVVLRDGNVVVERPTEGVDIRQIAKWMVGRDIEEKKEQEVRVSKIDEKDIILESKNLWVDMPGEVIRNASIKIRKGEILGIGGLAGQGKLGFPNGIMGLFASGGEVFFENEPLPLNNTLEVLKRGISFVSEDRRGVGLLLDEPIDWNIAFNAMQTQDRFLKSYLGGLFTFRDDKSMRECAQEYIEQLKIKCTSEKQLARNLSGGNQQKVCLAKAFATKPKLLFVSEPTRGIDVGAKELVLNALRKYNEEYNTTIVIISSELEELRSISDRIAIVCEGEIYGILPPDTEITEFGLLMSGEYKVNEEGEKIWLR; this is translated from the coding sequence ATGTCTACAACAAATGTATTACTAAAAGTAGCAAATGTAGGGAAAAGTTATAATGAGAATGTGGTTTTGAAAGATATAAGTTTTACTTTAGAAAAGGGTAAGATATTGGGCTTAGTTGGAGAGAATGGTGCAGGAAAATCTACACTAATGAATATCCTGTTTGGGATGAATGTAATAGTGGAAACTGGTGGTTATGAAGGTGAAATTTATTTTGATGGAAAAAAGATTGATTTCAAAAACCCAGTAAATGCACTAAATGCAGGAATTGGCATGGTACATCAAGAGTTTTCTCTTATACCTGGATTTACCGTAGCTGAAAATATTTTATTAAATATGGAGAAGACTAAAAGTAGCTTTATTTCAAAGATATTTGGAAAACGACTTGAAACAATAGATAGGGTGGAGATTAGTAAAAACGCCCAGGATGTCATAGATGTACTAGGTGTTTCTTTAGACACAGAAACCTTAGTATCAGAAATACCTGTAGGATATAAACAATTTATTGAGATTGCTCGTGAGATTAAGCGTGATCAGGTTAAAATGATAATATTAGATGAACCTACTGCTGTACTTACAGAATCTGAGGCAGATATACTTCTTGAATCCATGAAAAAACTATCTGATATGGGTGTTTCAATTATATTTATATCCCATAGACTTCGTGAGATAACATCAGTTTGCGATACCATGGTTGTTCTTAGAGATGGAAATGTTGTAGTTGAAAGACCTACTGAGGGTGTTGATATTAGGCAAATAGCTAAATGGATGGTTGGTAGGGATATCGAAGAGAAAAAAGAGCAAGAAGTGAGAGTATCTAAGATAGATGAAAAGGATATTATACTTGAAAGCAAAAACCTTTGGGTTGATATGCCCGGAGAGGTAATCAGGAATGCATCTATAAAGATTCGTAAAGGTGAAATCTTAGGCATAGGCGGACTTGCTGGGCAAGGGAAATTAGGATTTCCCAATGGTATTATGGGACTTTTTGCGTCTGGTGGTGAAGTATTCTTTGAAAATGAACCTCTTCCACTTAATAATACCTTGGAGGTATTAAAAAGAGGAATATCCTTTGTATCAGAAGATAGAAGGGGAGTAGGGCTTTTACTGGATGAACCAATTGACTGGAATATTGCATTTAATGCAATGCAAACTCAAGATAGGTTTTTAAAGAGTTATTTAGGAGGCCTTTTCACTTTTAGGGATGATAAATCCATGAGGGAATGTGCTCAAGAATATATAGAGCAGTTGAAAATAAAATGTACCAGTGAAAAACAATTAGCCCGTAATCTATCAGGAGGTAACCAGCAAAAGGTTTGTCTTGCAAAGGCCTTTGCAACAAAGCCTAAGTTATTATTTGTATCTGAGCCCACCCGTGGTATAGATGTAGGTGCTAAGGAATTGGTTTTAAATGCACTTAGAAAGTATAATGAGGAATATAATACAACCATAGTTATTATTTCATCTGAATTAGAAGAGTTACGATCCATAAGTGATAGGATTGCTATTGTTTGTGAAGGTGAAATATATGGGATTTTGCCACCAGATACTGAGATAACTGAGTTTGGACTATTGATGTCTGGAGAATATAAGGTCAATGAAGAGGGTGAGAAAATATGGTTGCGATAA
- a CDS encoding DUF3798 domain-containing protein, whose product MTRRVLLISLSLIMVFSLVACTASPTPGDVDESKIHIGIVTGTVSQGEDELRGAEAMIEKYGDADNGGMIKHVTYPDNFMQEAETTIAQIVGLSDDPNMKAIVVNQAVPGTVAAFKEIRERRPDILLLANSSQEDVAMVEAAADLVVDPDNINRGYLMILAAKKMGAETFVHISFPRHMSIELLSARRNIMEEASKDLGIKFASETAPDPMSDVGVPGAQQFILEQMPAWVDKYGKNTAFFATNDAQTEPLLKRVAELGAIFVEPDLPSPIMGYPGAFGIDLKEEAGDWPAILKKVEAAVVEAGGSGRMGTWAFSYGYTATQGLVEYGKQVAEGTMEKDNLEDVLEAFTMYTPGAKWNGSLYYDKASKEDIKNHIMVYQDTYVFGQGYIGNADEEVPEKYKDIK is encoded by the coding sequence ATGACAAGAAGGGTATTATTAATTAGTTTAAGCTTAATAATGGTATTTAGCCTAGTTGCATGTACTGCATCACCTACACCTGGTGATGTTGACGAGTCGAAGATTCATATTGGTATTGTAACAGGTACAGTATCACAAGGAGAAGATGAGCTTCGAGGTGCTGAAGCTATGATTGAAAAGTATGGGGATGCTGATAACGGCGGTATGATAAAACATGTCACCTATCCAGATAACTTCATGCAAGAGGCAGAAACTACAATTGCACAAATTGTTGGGCTATCAGATGATCCTAATATGAAAGCGATTGTTGTAAATCAAGCAGTTCCGGGAACTGTAGCTGCATTTAAAGAGATTCGTGAAAGAAGACCAGATATATTACTTTTAGCCAACTCTTCACAAGAAGATGTGGCAATGGTTGAAGCTGCAGCTGATTTAGTTGTAGACCCAGATAATATTAACCGTGGATATTTGATGATATTGGCTGCTAAGAAGATGGGTGCAGAAACATTTGTACACATATCCTTCCCAAGACATATGAGTATTGAGCTATTATCTGCAAGAAGAAATATAATGGAAGAGGCAAGTAAAGATTTAGGAATTAAATTTGCTTCTGAGACAGCCCCAGATCCAATGAGCGATGTTGGTGTACCAGGAGCACAACAATTCATATTAGAACAGATGCCTGCATGGGTTGATAAATATGGAAAGAATACAGCCTTCTTCGCTACTAATGATGCTCAAACAGAGCCACTATTAAAGAGAGTTGCAGAACTAGGAGCAATATTTGTTGAGCCAGACTTACCTTCACCAATAATGGGATATCCAGGAGCTTTTGGTATTGACTTAAAGGAAGAAGCAGGTGATTGGCCAGCGATCCTTAAAAAGGTTGAAGCTGCTGTAGTTGAAGCAGGTGGTAGTGGAAGAATGGGTACATGGGCGTTCTCCTACGGATATACTGCTACTCAAGGTTTAGTTGAATATGGTAAGCAAGTAGCAGAGGGAACTATGGAAAAAGATAATTTAGAAGATGTTTTAGAAGCTTTCACTATGTATACTCCAGGTGCTAAATGGAATGGATCATTGTACTATGATAAAGCTAGTAAAGAAGATATAAAAAACCATATAATGGTATATCAAGATACCTATGTATTTGGACAGGGTTATATAGGAAATGCAGATGAAGAAGTACCAGAAAAATATAAAGATATAAAATAA
- a CDS encoding site-specific integrase: MQTLNYNKIQKIEMSATEKLLKYISSVIQDETLLDKLDFVYPDFGEHTYRLAFNVWISIDFVGKDGKTFIEKFLEEKSPELTTEEAEILIEKNKSNISLFEILDINGESIIVLDLLQNENYTIWDPELLSSVSEGDIIFARIGNLLGHVTFIGDISYLPSSLKSMFIEEAFVDFNHIRFEFPMLTLKDYLKKYSANLYKIYTNCVYEAMETEEDVTSTLYDELDEFEAYLQLKTPRASVRKYVSNLMDFFEYYLIDENLTLYDIDQVDFDSFFREGIKEGFIISQEDLNAYISTLKKYLGFLSNKNHKYKDVYNKLLDISKNRFELMNQIKLVKSPFTINRDLSNIVSNYFNEDAVSLIMDYDKFILYLLDRPLDLTEKNKYIKRKNLIELNDILEFGSFVDKKSPNQVDFPIIHMFYKFSLRLGLLSIQNNTLSVAKKGSNYLRLRDEDKYTLFFEFIWSNDFIAEISSIKHMPMLDTMKNDLAKLLSSLNENISYEISTILPAFSSQPRLFFAYYIYLQYLGIIKCNLYPNYEIIKTSLGNMVLNFLESKNKNDNECRVVELKSFKRK; the protein is encoded by the coding sequence ATGCAAACATTGAATTATAATAAAATACAAAAAATTGAAATGTCTGCAACTGAAAAGTTGCTAAAATATATATCTAGTGTAATACAAGATGAAACATTATTAGATAAACTTGATTTTGTTTATCCTGATTTCGGTGAACACACTTATAGATTAGCATTTAATGTATGGATAAGCATTGACTTTGTAGGAAAAGATGGTAAAACATTCATAGAAAAGTTTCTTGAAGAAAAGTCTCCTGAACTAACTACTGAAGAAGCAGAAATACTAATTGAAAAAAACAAATCAAATATATCTCTCTTTGAAATTTTAGATATCAACGGAGAGTCTATTATTGTCTTAGATTTGCTTCAAAATGAAAACTATACTATTTGGGATCCAGAGCTATTATCTTCAGTATCTGAGGGAGATATTATATTTGCAAGAATAGGGAATTTATTGGGACATGTAACTTTTATAGGAGATATTAGTTATTTACCTTCTTCATTAAAATCCATGTTTATTGAAGAGGCTTTTGTTGACTTCAATCATATAAGGTTTGAGTTTCCAATGCTTACTTTAAAAGATTATCTAAAGAAATATAGCGCAAACTTGTATAAAATCTATACAAATTGTGTTTATGAAGCAATGGAAACAGAAGAAGATGTTACTTCAACTCTTTATGATGAATTAGATGAGTTTGAAGCTTACCTTCAATTAAAAACGCCAAGGGCCTCAGTTAGAAAGTATGTTTCAAATTTAATGGATTTCTTTGAATACTATTTGATAGATGAAAACTTGACATTATACGATATCGATCAAGTGGATTTTGACTCCTTCTTTAGGGAAGGGATTAAAGAAGGGTTTATTATATCTCAAGAGGATTTAAATGCCTATATTTCTACTTTGAAAAAATATTTAGGATTCTTAAGCAACAAGAATCATAAGTACAAAGATGTATATAATAAGCTACTGGATATTAGCAAGAACAGATTTGAGTTAATGAATCAAATAAAATTAGTTAAATCTCCCTTTACAATTAATCGTGATTTATCTAATATAGTCTCAAACTACTTTAATGAAGATGCCGTATCTCTTATAATGGATTATGATAAATTTATACTATATCTATTGGACAGGCCCTTAGATTTAACTGAGAAAAATAAATATATTAAAAGAAAAAACCTAATAGAATTAAATGATATATTGGAGTTTGGTAGTTTTGTAGATAAGAAATCACCAAATCAAGTAGATTTCCCTATTATCCATATGTTTTATAAATTTTCACTGCGATTAGGCCTACTTTCAATTCAGAATAATACATTATCTGTTGCTAAAAAGGGGTCCAATTATTTAAGATTAAGAGATGAAGATAAATATACTTTGTTTTTTGAATTTATTTGGAGTAATGATTTTATAGCTGAAATCTCAAGTATCAAACATATGCCTATGCTTGATACTATGAAAAATGATTTAGCAAAACTATTATCTTCTTTAAATGAAAATATTAGTTATGAAATAAGTACAATCTTGCCAGCATTCTCAAGTCAACCAAGATTATTCTTTGCATACTATATATATTTACAGTATCTAGGAATTATCAAATGTAATCTGTATCCAAACTATGAAATAATAAAAACTTCCCTTGGGAATATGGTTCTGAATTTCTTAGAATCAAAAAATAAGAATGATAATGAGTGTAGAGTTGTAGAGCTAAAATCCTTTAAAAGAAAGTAG
- a CDS encoding HDOD domain-containing protein — translation MTKLNIEYIVSKVDDMKVLPQIINEIIALTDDPNSTIQDMEKAILQDQVLTTKILRLANSAYYGYARNISTISRAAVLLGFQAIKSLALASTVRTYLSDELKGYSLEKNELWTQSQTCAIVSRLIAKKVKYTNPEEAYVAGLLRDIGKTILNQHMEKEYSQVLTRVEEDNVSFLDAEREVFGFNHAEIGEKVAEKWNLPESLVDAIGHHHTPELATINPLLVSIVHIADAITMMMGVGLGLDGLAYNLSPMAIDTINLDEAQLHDIISHVTDLVTDQDSFE, via the coding sequence ATGACAAAACTTAATATAGAGTATATTGTATCTAAAGTTGATGATATGAAAGTTTTACCGCAGATTATAAATGAAATAATAGCTTTAACCGACGATCCAAACTCTACAATTCAAGATATGGAAAAAGCAATACTACAAGATCAAGTTTTAACTACTAAAATTTTGCGTCTGGCTAACTCAGCTTACTATGGATATGCGAGAAATATTTCAACTATATCTCGAGCTGCAGTTCTTCTTGGCTTTCAGGCTATAAAAAGTCTTGCATTGGCTTCCACTGTGAGAACATATCTATCAGATGAATTAAAGGGATATTCTCTAGAGAAAAACGAACTCTGGACTCAATCTCAGACATGTGCCATTGTTTCTAGACTTATTGCAAAGAAGGTAAAATATACTAATCCAGAAGAAGCTTATGTTGCTGGACTCCTTCGTGATATCGGAAAAACAATATTAAATCAACATATGGAAAAAGAGTATTCTCAAGTATTGACAAGAGTTGAAGAAGATAATGTATCTTTTTTAGATGCGGAGAGAGAAGTTTTTGGCTTTAACCATGCAGAGATTGGTGAAAAAGTAGCTGAAAAATGGAATCTCCCTGAGTCATTAGTAGATGCCATTGGACATCACCATACTCCTGAATTGGCAACTATTAACCCCCTCTTAGTCTCAATAGTTCATATTGCAGATGCTATAACTATGATGATGGGTGTAGGCCTTGGACTAGATGGACTAGCCTATAACCTTTCTCCTATGGCAATCGACACAATAAATCTAGATGAAGCACAGCTTCACGATATTATATCCCATGTGACTGATTTAGTCACTGACCAAGATAGCTTTGAATAA